Proteins encoded by one window of Salvia splendens isolate huo1 chromosome 5, SspV2, whole genome shotgun sequence:
- the LOC121803788 gene encoding bidirectional sugar transporter SWEET14-like, with protein MVETLREREKVDLFTMQTPIIFVFGILGNIVSFLVYLSPAPTFHRIVKKKSTEGFECVPYVVALLSSMLWIYYATLKSNETLLITINSIGCFIETIYISMYIIYASKQARLRAIKLSLVLDIIGFGSILLFTLFFLEGPQRVEVLGWISVTLSASVYIAPLTIMKQVIRTKSVEFMPISLSLALLLNAVMWFFYGLLLKDIYIAVPNTVGFIFGLLQIILYGIYKNSKIDYAEEHKLPTAIKPESTSNCEQIHPVCSPPIKDLDITVTVSVENVVDAQQSTVDSHDQPN; from the exons ATGGTTGAGACATTG agggagagagagaaggttGATCTTTTCACCATGCAAACTCCAATTATATTCGTCTTTGGGATCTTAG GCAACATAGTTTCATTTTTGGTGTATCTTTCCCCAGC CCCAACATTCCATAGAATTGTGAAGAAGAAATCAACCGAAGGGTTTGAATGCGTGCCATATGTGGTGGCATTACTTAGCAGTATGCTATGGATCTATTATGCAACTCTCAAATCAAATGAGACTCTTCTCATCACCATCAATTCCATTGGCTGTTTCATCGAGACTATATACATCTCCATGTATATCATTTATGCATCCAAACAGGCTCGG CTAAGGGCTATCAAACTAAGTCTGGTTCTTGACATTATTGGGTTCGGTTCGATTCTCTTGTTTACACTCTTTTTCCTGGAAGGACCTCAGCGAGTTGAGGTTCTCGGATGGATATCCGTAACATTGTCAGCAAGTGTGTATATCGCGCCTCTAACCATCATG AAGCAAGTTATTCGAACAAAAAGTGTAGAGTTCATGCCAATATCACTCTCACTTGCTCTTCTACTCAACGCTGTGATGTGGTTTTTCTATGGTTTACTGCTCAAGGACATCTACATTGCA GTTCCTAACACGGTGGGATTTATATTTGGACTACTCCAAATAATTCTGTATGGTATTTACAAGAACAGCAAGATAGACTATGCTGAAGAACATAAACTTCCAACTGCTATAAAGCCCGAATCGACGTCGAATTGTGAGCAGATACACCCTGTTTGCTCTCCACCTATTAAAGATCTGGATATTACTGTTACAGTCTCAGTCGAAAACGTTGTGGATGCCCAACAAAGCACTGTGGATTCTCACGATCAGCCTAATTAA